Proteins found in one Acanthopagrus latus isolate v.2019 chromosome 3, fAcaLat1.1, whole genome shotgun sequence genomic segment:
- the LOC119017168 gene encoding heterogeneous nuclear ribonucleoprotein R isoform X1 — protein sequence MAAAEVNGSSAPAKEEEEPMDVTTTHTENYQTLIDAGLPQKVAESLDNIFQTGLVAYVDLDERAIDALREFNEEGALTVLQQFKESDLSHVQNKSAFLCGVMKTYRQREKQGSKVQESTKGPDEAKIKALLERTGYTLDVTTGQRKYGGPPPEDVFKGTQPGIGTEVFVGKIPRDLYEDELVPLFESAGAIWDLRLMMDPLSGQNRGYAFITYCNKDDAQKAVKLCDNHEIRPGKYLGVCISVANNRLFVGSIPKNKTRESILEDFGKVTEGLQEVILYHQPDDKKKNRGFCFLEYEDHKSAAQARRRLMSGKVKVWGNPVTVEWADPVAEPDPEVMAKVKVLFVRKLATAVTEELLEKTFSQFGKLERVKKLKDYAFVHFEERDAAVKAMDEMNGKELGGEEIEIVLAKPPDKKRKERQAARQTTRNAGYDDYYYYPPPRMPPPGRGRGRGGRGGYAYPPDYYGYEDYYDDYYGYDYHDYRGGYEDPYYGYDDVYSMRGRGTRPSRGGPPPPRARGAPPARGRGGYAQRGPPLGGPRGGRGGRGAPFQPQRGRGPRGARGNRGGNVGGKRKADVFNQPDSKRRQTNNQQNWGSQPIAQQPLQQGADYSGNYGYSNDTMEFSQDSYGQQWK from the exons GCTTGGTGGCCTATGTTGACCTAGACGAAAGGGCCATTGATGCACTGCGAGAGTTCAATGAGGAGGGAGCtctcactgtgctgcagcaaTTCAAAGAGAGCGACCTGTCCCATGTACAG aataaaagtgcTTTTCTTTGTGGAGTCATGAAGActtacagacagagagaaaaacaaggaagTAAAGTACAGGAGTCCACTAAGGGCCCAGATGAGGCAAAAATAAAG gCGCTACTGGAGCGGACAGGATACACCTTGGATGTCACCACGGGGCAGAGAAAGTATGGAGGTCCCCCACCTGAAGATGTGTTCAAAGGAACACAACCAGGGATTGGAACTGAG GTGTTTGTTGGAAAAATCCCAAGGGATTTGTATGAAGATGAGCTGGTGCCACTCTTTGAGTCTGCTGGTGCCATCTGGGACCTCAGGTTAATGATGGACCCTCTCTCTGGTCAGAATAGAGGTTATGCTTTCATCACATACTGCAATAAGGATGATGCCCAAAAGGCGGTGAAGCTT tgtgatAACCATGAAATCCGCCCTGGCAAGTACTTGGGAGTGTGTATATCCGTTGCAAACAATCGTCTGTTTGTCGGATCAATtccaaaaaacaagacaagagaaAGTATATTGGAAGACTTTGGCAAAGTCACAG AGGGTCTTCAAGAGGTAATACTGTACCACCAGCCAGATGACAAGAAGAAGAACCGTGGCTTCTGTTTCCTGGAGTACGAGGACCACAAGTCTGCAGCACAGGCCCGCCGCCGACTGATGAGTGGCAAGGTCAAGGTGTGGGGAAACCCTGTCACTGTAGAGTGGGCTGACCCCGTCGCCGAGCCAGACCCGGAGGTCATGGCCAAG GTCAAGGTGCTCTTTGTAAGGAAGCTGGCGACCGCAGTGACTGAAGAGCTTCTTGAAAAGACCTTCTCTCAGTTTGGAAAGCTGGAGCGAGTAAAGAAATTGAAAGACTACGCATTTGTCCATTTTGAAGAAAGGGATGCTGCCGTAAAG GCAATGGATGAGATGAACGGAAAGGagctgggaggagaggaaattGAGATCGTCCTGGCAAAGCCCCCagacaagaagaggaaagagCGCCAAGCAGCTCGGCAGACCACCAGGAATGCAGG GTATGatgactactactactaccCACCTCCACGCATGCCCCCACCAGGCCGAGGCAGGGGTCGTGGTGGCCGAGGGGGCTATGCCTATCCACCAGATTACTATGGATATGAAGACTACTATGATGACTACTATGGCTACGACTATCATGACTACCGTGGTGGCTATGAAGACCCCTACTACGGCTACGACGATGTGTACAGCATGAGGGGCCGTGGTACTCGTCCCAGCAGGGGGGGGCCTCCTCCACCTAGGGCTCGCGGGGCGCCACCGGCACGTGGCCGTGGTGGCTACGCCCAAAGAGGTCCGCCCCTTGGTGGTCCGAGGGGTGGCCGAGGAGGACGGGGAGCCCCTTTCCAGCCACAGAGGGGCCGCGGTCCTCGCGGAGCTAGAGGCAATCGCGGAGGTAACGTCGGCGGAAAGAGGAAGGCAGACGTGTTTAACCAGCCTGACTCCAAGCGCCGCCAGACCAACAACCAACAGAACTGGGGGTCCCAGCCCATCGCCCAGCAGCCCCTGCAGCAAGGGGCCGACTATTCCGGTAACTATGGTTACAGTAATGACACCATGGAGTTTTCACAGGATTCTTATGGGCAGCAGTGGAAGTAG
- the LOC119017168 gene encoding heterogeneous nuclear ribonucleoprotein R isoform X2 codes for MAAAEVNGSSAPAKEEEEPMDVTTTHTENYQTLIDAGLPQKVAESLDNIFQTGLVAYVDLDERAIDALREFNEEGALTVLQQFKESDLSHVQNKSAFLCGVMKTYRQREKQGSKVQESTKGPDEAKIKALLERTGYTLDVTTGQRKYGGPPPEDVFKGTQPGIGTEVFVGKIPRDLYEDELVPLFESAGAIWDLRLMMDPLSGQNRGYAFITYCNKDDAQKAVKLCDNHEIRPGKYLGVCISVANNRLFVGSIPKNKTRESILEDFGKVTEGLQEVILYHQPDDKKKNRGFCFLEYEDHKSAAQARRRLMSGKVKVWGNPVTVEWADPVAEPDPEVMAKVKVLFVRKLATAVTEELLEKTFSQFGKLERVKKLKDYAFVHFEERDAAVKAMDEMNGKELGGEEIEIVLAKPPDKKRKERQAARQTTRNAGYDDYYYYPPPRMPPPGRGRGRGGRGGYAYPPDYYGYEDYYDDYYGYDYHDYRGGYEDPYYGYDDVYSMRGRGTRPSRGGPPPPRARGAPPARGRGGYAQRGPPLGGPRGGRGGRGAPFQPQRGRGPRGARGNRGGNVGGKRKADVFNQPDSKRRQTNNQQNWGSQPIAQQPLQQGADYSGGEALRAAPLE; via the exons GCTTGGTGGCCTATGTTGACCTAGACGAAAGGGCCATTGATGCACTGCGAGAGTTCAATGAGGAGGGAGCtctcactgtgctgcagcaaTTCAAAGAGAGCGACCTGTCCCATGTACAG aataaaagtgcTTTTCTTTGTGGAGTCATGAAGActtacagacagagagaaaaacaaggaagTAAAGTACAGGAGTCCACTAAGGGCCCAGATGAGGCAAAAATAAAG gCGCTACTGGAGCGGACAGGATACACCTTGGATGTCACCACGGGGCAGAGAAAGTATGGAGGTCCCCCACCTGAAGATGTGTTCAAAGGAACACAACCAGGGATTGGAACTGAG GTGTTTGTTGGAAAAATCCCAAGGGATTTGTATGAAGATGAGCTGGTGCCACTCTTTGAGTCTGCTGGTGCCATCTGGGACCTCAGGTTAATGATGGACCCTCTCTCTGGTCAGAATAGAGGTTATGCTTTCATCACATACTGCAATAAGGATGATGCCCAAAAGGCGGTGAAGCTT tgtgatAACCATGAAATCCGCCCTGGCAAGTACTTGGGAGTGTGTATATCCGTTGCAAACAATCGTCTGTTTGTCGGATCAATtccaaaaaacaagacaagagaaAGTATATTGGAAGACTTTGGCAAAGTCACAG AGGGTCTTCAAGAGGTAATACTGTACCACCAGCCAGATGACAAGAAGAAGAACCGTGGCTTCTGTTTCCTGGAGTACGAGGACCACAAGTCTGCAGCACAGGCCCGCCGCCGACTGATGAGTGGCAAGGTCAAGGTGTGGGGAAACCCTGTCACTGTAGAGTGGGCTGACCCCGTCGCCGAGCCAGACCCGGAGGTCATGGCCAAG GTCAAGGTGCTCTTTGTAAGGAAGCTGGCGACCGCAGTGACTGAAGAGCTTCTTGAAAAGACCTTCTCTCAGTTTGGAAAGCTGGAGCGAGTAAAGAAATTGAAAGACTACGCATTTGTCCATTTTGAAGAAAGGGATGCTGCCGTAAAG GCAATGGATGAGATGAACGGAAAGGagctgggaggagaggaaattGAGATCGTCCTGGCAAAGCCCCCagacaagaagaggaaagagCGCCAAGCAGCTCGGCAGACCACCAGGAATGCAGG GTATGatgactactactactaccCACCTCCACGCATGCCCCCACCAGGCCGAGGCAGGGGTCGTGGTGGCCGAGGGGGCTATGCCTATCCACCAGATTACTATGGATATGAAGACTACTATGATGACTACTATGGCTACGACTATCATGACTACCGTGGTGGCTATGAAGACCCCTACTACGGCTACGACGATGTGTACAGCATGAGGGGCCGTGGTACTCGTCCCAGCAGGGGGGGGCCTCCTCCACCTAGGGCTCGCGGGGCGCCACCGGCACGTGGCCGTGGTGGCTACGCCCAAAGAGGTCCGCCCCTTGGTGGTCCGAGGGGTGGCCGAGGAGGACGGGGAGCCCCTTTCCAGCCACAGAGGGGCCGCGGTCCTCGCGGAGCTAGAGGCAATCGCGGAGGTAACGTCGGCGGAAAGAGGAAGGCAGACGTGTTTAACCAGCCTGACTCCAAGCGCCGCCAGACCAACAACCAACAGAACTGGGGGTCCCAGCCCATCGCCCAGCAGCCCCTGCAGCAAGGGGCCGACTATTCCG GTGGAGAAGCATTGAGAGCGGCACCACTAGAATGA
- the dnajc8 gene encoding dnaJ homolog subfamily C member 8: MSRDAPTSHVNPGKMAAAGGEPSSQVPSDDLFQAFISEVKQIEKRDSVLTSKQQIDRLLRPGASYFNLNPFEVLQIDPEATDDELKKRFRALSILVHPDKNQDDPERAQKAFEAVDKAYKLLLEPEQKKRALDVIHAGKEYVEHMVKEKKKQLKKDGKLLDVEEDDPEVFRQAVYKQTMKLFAELEIKRKEREAKDMHERKRAREEEIEAAEKAKREREWQKNFEETRDGRVDSWRTFQAKGKKTKEKKNRSFLKPPKVKMEQRE; encoded by the exons atGTCACGTGACGCTCCTACGTCACACGTAAACCCGGGGAAGATGGCGGCCGCCGGAGGAGAGCCTTCTTCTCAAGTCCCGTCGGATGATTTATTCCAAGCCTTTATCTCAGAG GTGAAGCAGATCGAGAAGAGAGACTCTGTGTTAACCTCCAAGCAGCAGATTGATAGACTGCTCAGGCCTGGCGCCTCCTACTTTAATCTCAACCCCTTCGAG GTGCTGCAGATTGACCCAGAAGCAACAGATGATGAGCTGAAGAAAAGATTTAGAGCG TTGTCCATTTTGGTCCATCCAGATAAAAATCAGGATGATCCTGAGAGAGCACAGAAAGCCTTTGAAG CTGTGGACAAGGCATACAAACTCCTCCTGGAAccagagcagaagaagagagccCTAGATGTGATCCATGCAGGAAAGGAATATGTGGAGCATATG gtaaaggagaaaaagaaacagttgaAGAAGGATGGGAAACTACtggatgtggaggaggatgacCCTGAAGTG TTCAGGCAAGCGGTGTACAAACAGACCATGAAGCTGTTTGCAGAGCTTGAAATcaagaggaaggaaagggaaGCAAAGGACATGCATGAAAG GAAAAGGGCAAGGGAGGAAGAAATCGAGGCAGCGGAGAAAgcaaagcgagagagagaatggCAGAAAAACTTTGAG gaaaCAAGAGATGGGCGTGTGGACAGTTGGAGGACCTTCCAGGCCAAAGGCAAGAAAACcaaggagaaaaagaacaggTCCTTCCTCAAACCTCCGAAAGTCAAGATGGAACAGAGAGAATGA
- the si:ch211-81a5.8 gene encoding uncharacterized protein si:ch211-81a5.8, which produces MDSFMSLGAPLKQFTSCVSGKSTTTKRAEKRSQSVRRNSFTRRKSVSRRRSLPCNTQKVPDSWLRLYQDELKRERKRQQAILAKKNAERSVRRTHFRSHHCLPRQSTPARKPAPAKDESFFGAFQGLSLDGLMGGNTGSPAFASPAAAGGGDPCKVM; this is translated from the exons ATGGATTCCTTCATGTCACTCGGGGCGCCCCTGAAGCAGTTCACCAGCTGCGTGTCGGGGAAAAGCACCACCACCAAGAGGGCGGAAAAGAGGAGCCAGTCTGTCCGCAGAAACAGCTTCACCCGCAGGAAGAGcgtcagcaggaggagaagcctTCCCTGCAACACCCAGAAAGTCCCGGACTCGTGGCTCAGACTGTACCAGGATGAACTGAAGAGAGAAAG GAAGCGACAGCAAGCTATTCTTGCCAAGAAGAATGCGGAGAGGTCGGTCAGGAGAACTCACTTCAGGAGCCACCACTGCCTACCAAGG CAGTCCACCCCAGCCAGGAAACCCGCCCCAGCCAAAGATGAGTCCTTCTTTGGAGCCTTCCAAGGCCTCAGTCTGGATGGACTGATGGGAGGTAATACTGGATCTCCTGCCTTTGCtagtcctgctgctgctggtggaggagatcCCTGCAAAGTCATGTGA
- the clk2a gene encoding dual specificity protein kinase CLK2 isoform X1: MPHTRRHSSSDRDSRSSYQDRYRDRDRDRGRRHRHRRSPTYSSSSDRDRRGRGHRQEGSFVRSRSRSFDNRSTEHRPFDRRYCEGYRRLDQSRDRDRDREREPHGAAENYYTRDFSPNVYDYRRGRERERERDESYRRKGSRRKHKRRRRRTRSYSPSSSRSNSRTRALSVRDDEEGHLICRSGDVLQERYEIVSTLGEGTFGRVMQCIDHRRGGAHVALKIIKNVEKYKEAARLEINVLEKINEKDPDNKFLCVQMYDWFDYHGHMCISFELLALSTFDFLKENNYLPYSIGQVRHMAYQLCLAVKFLHDNKLTHTDLKPENILFVNSDFTMSFNVEKKREERTVKSTAVRVVDFGSATFDHEHHSTIVSTRHYRAPEVILELGWSHPCDVWSIGCILFEYYLGFTLFQTHDNREHLAMMERILGPVPSRMIRKTRKQKYFYRGRLDWDESSSAGKYVRENCKPLRRYLLSEAEEHHQLFDLIESMLEYEPSKRLVLADSLKHPFFENVGVDEATGSKNWEGNRDISR; the protein is encoded by the exons ATGCCTCACACAAGACGACACTCGTCTTCGGACAGAGACAGTCGAAGCAGCTACCAAGACCGTTACAGAGAccgagacagagacagagggcgAAGACACCGGCACAGAAGATCTCCTACTTACTCCTccagcagtgacagagacagaagaggacggggacacagacaggaaggaagcTTTGTACGCTCAAGGAG TCGTAGCTTTGACAATCGTTCAACGGAACATCGGCCATTTGACAGAAGATACTGCGAGGGATACAGGCGCTTGGATCAGAGCCGAGATCGAGACCGTGACAGAGAAAGGGAGCCGCATGGAGCTGCTGAAAATTATTATACACGCGACTTCTCCCCAAACGTGTACGACTACCGACGTGGCCGAGAGAGGGAGCGCGAACGGGATGAGTCTTACCGACGAAAAGGCAGCAGGCGTAAGCACAAACGAAGGCGGCGTAGAACCAGGTCCTATAGCCCATCTTCCTCG CGGAGCAACAGCCGGACGCGGGCACTGAGTGTGAGGGACGACGAGGAAGGGCACCTGATCTGTCGGAGTGGGGACGTCCTGCAAGAGAGAT atgAGATTGTCAGCACTTTGGGGGAAGGCACCTTCGGGAGGGTGATGCAGTGCATTGACCACCGCAG AGGTGGAGCCCACGTAGCTCTGAAAATTATCAAGAATGTGGAGAAGTACAAGGAAGCAGCTCGCCTGGAGATCAATGTATTAGAGAAGATCAATGAAAAGGACCCTGACAACAAGTT CCTGTGTGTACAGATGTATGACTGGTTTGACTACCACGGTCACATGTGCATCTCCTTTGAGCTACTAGCTCTCAGCACCTTCGACTTcctaaaagaaaacaactacCTGCCCTACTCAATTGGTCAGGTCAGACACATGGCCTACCAACTCTGTCTCGCTGTGAAAT TTCTCCATGACAATAAGCTGACTCACACAGACTTAAAGCCTGAGAACATCCTCTTTGTCAACTCAGACTTCACAATGTCCTTCAATGTAGAGAAG aagCGAGAAGAGCGGACAGTTAAGAGCACGGCAGTACGTGTGGTCGACTTCGGCAGTGCCACTTTTGACCACGAGCACCACAGCACCATCGTGTCCACGCGGCATTACCGTGCCCCTGAGGTTATACTAG AACTGGGCTGGAGCCACCCCTGTGATGTGTGGAGCATTGGCTGTATACTGTTTGAGTACTACCTGGGCTTCACCTTGTTTCAG ACTCATGACAACAGAGAGCATTTGGCCATGATGGAGAGAATCTTGGGACCGGTGCCCTCTAGGATGATTCGTAAGACGAG GAAGCAGAAGTATTTCTATCGTGGCCGTCTAGACTGGGATGAGAGCTCCTCAGCGGGGAAATACGTCAGAGAAAACTGCAAACCCTTACGG CGGTACTTACTATCGGAGGCGGAGGAACACCACCAGTTATTTGACCTCATTGAAAGCATGTTGGAGTACGAGCCCTCCAAGAGGCTGGTGCTGGCCGACTCCCTCAAACACCCGTTCTTTGAGAATGTGGGCGTTGACGAGGCAACGGGCAGCAAGAACTGGGAGGGCAACCGGGATATCAGCCGGTGA
- the clk2a gene encoding dual specificity protein kinase CLK2 isoform X2: MQCIDHRRGGAHVALKIIKNVEKYKEAARLEINVLEKINEKDPDNKFLCVQMYDWFDYHGHMCISFELLALSTFDFLKENNYLPYSIGQVRHMAYQLCLAVKFLHDNKLTHTDLKPENILFVNSDFTMSFNVEKKREERTVKSTAVRVVDFGSATFDHEHHSTIVSTRHYRAPEVILELGWSHPCDVWSIGCILFEYYLGFTLFQTHDNREHLAMMERILGPVPSRMIRKTRKQKYFYRGRLDWDESSSAGKYVRENCKPLRRYLLSEAEEHHQLFDLIESMLEYEPSKRLVLADSLKHPFFENVGVDEATGSKNWEGNRDISR; the protein is encoded by the exons ATGCAGTGCATTGACCACCGCAG AGGTGGAGCCCACGTAGCTCTGAAAATTATCAAGAATGTGGAGAAGTACAAGGAAGCAGCTCGCCTGGAGATCAATGTATTAGAGAAGATCAATGAAAAGGACCCTGACAACAAGTT CCTGTGTGTACAGATGTATGACTGGTTTGACTACCACGGTCACATGTGCATCTCCTTTGAGCTACTAGCTCTCAGCACCTTCGACTTcctaaaagaaaacaactacCTGCCCTACTCAATTGGTCAGGTCAGACACATGGCCTACCAACTCTGTCTCGCTGTGAAAT TTCTCCATGACAATAAGCTGACTCACACAGACTTAAAGCCTGAGAACATCCTCTTTGTCAACTCAGACTTCACAATGTCCTTCAATGTAGAGAAG aagCGAGAAGAGCGGACAGTTAAGAGCACGGCAGTACGTGTGGTCGACTTCGGCAGTGCCACTTTTGACCACGAGCACCACAGCACCATCGTGTCCACGCGGCATTACCGTGCCCCTGAGGTTATACTAG AACTGGGCTGGAGCCACCCCTGTGATGTGTGGAGCATTGGCTGTATACTGTTTGAGTACTACCTGGGCTTCACCTTGTTTCAG ACTCATGACAACAGAGAGCATTTGGCCATGATGGAGAGAATCTTGGGACCGGTGCCCTCTAGGATGATTCGTAAGACGAG GAAGCAGAAGTATTTCTATCGTGGCCGTCTAGACTGGGATGAGAGCTCCTCAGCGGGGAAATACGTCAGAGAAAACTGCAAACCCTTACGG CGGTACTTACTATCGGAGGCGGAGGAACACCACCAGTTATTTGACCTCATTGAAAGCATGTTGGAGTACGAGCCCTCCAAGAGGCTGGTGCTGGCCGACTCCCTCAAACACCCGTTCTTTGAGAATGTGGGCGTTGACGAGGCAACGGGCAGCAAGAACTGGGAGGGCAACCGGGATATCAGCCGGTGA